One Thermus islandicus DSM 21543 genomic window carries:
- the thiD gene encoding bifunctional hydroxymethylpyrimidine kinase/phosphomethylpyrimidine kinase, with protein MRVALTIAGSDSGGGAGVQADLKVFSRFGVYGASALTLVTAQNTLGVQRVHLLPPDLVYAQIASVAQDLPVHAAKTGALGEAAIVERVAEAVVRFGLQPLVVDPVMVAKSGDPLLTPEAVAALKERLFPLAALVTPNRLEAEALLGRPIRTLEEAEEAAWDLLALGPQAILLKGGHLEGEEAVDLLATQEGVRRFSAPRVRTRNTHGTGCTLSAAIAALLALGRPLEEAVAGAKAYLTRALRTAPSLGRGHGPLNHLA; from the coding sequence ATGAGGGTAGCCCTGACGATCGCAGGCTCCGACTCAGGGGGCGGGGCGGGGGTGCAGGCGGACCTGAAGGTCTTTAGCCGCTTTGGGGTCTACGGGGCGAGCGCCCTCACCCTGGTCACCGCCCAGAACACCCTAGGGGTGCAAAGGGTGCACCTTCTTCCCCCAGACCTGGTCTATGCCCAGATCGCGAGCGTGGCCCAGGACCTTCCCGTCCACGCCGCCAAGACCGGGGCCTTGGGGGAGGCGGCCATCGTGGAGAGGGTGGCGGAGGCGGTGGTCCGCTTCGGCCTCCAGCCTTTGGTGGTGGACCCGGTGATGGTGGCGAAAAGCGGGGACCCGCTCCTCACCCCGGAGGCGGTGGCCGCCCTCAAGGAGAGGCTTTTCCCCTTGGCGGCCCTCGTCACCCCGAACCGCCTCGAGGCCGAGGCCCTTCTGGGTAGGCCCATCCGCACCCTAGAGGAGGCCGAGGAGGCGGCCTGGGACCTCCTTGCCCTCGGGCCTCAGGCCATCCTCCTTAAGGGGGGGCACCTGGAGGGGGAAGAGGCGGTAGATCTCCTCGCCACCCAGGAGGGCGTTCGGCGGTTCTCCGCCCCCAGGGTGCGGACCCGGAACACCCACGGCACGGGCTGTACCCTTTCCGCCGCCATCGCCGCCCTCCTCGCCTTGGGGAGGCCCTTGGAGGAGGCGGTGGCCGGGGCCAAGGCCTACCTCACCCGGGCGCTAAGGACCGCCCCCTCCCTGGGCCGGGGCCACGGACCCCTCAACCACCTGGCCTGA
- a CDS encoding MFS transporter has protein sequence MDPIARLDRLPLGRPHLRLLFLLGLGWALDAMDVGLIGFTLPALSREFSLGPKEAGLLGSAGLLGMLLGAAFGGRLADRLGRKAVVGYSLFLAGVGSLLTALAPSLPWVFFFRFLTGLGLGAELPVAASLMGEFSPKAQRGRMVVLLEAFWAVGWLLAALMGYLLVPSLGWRAAFLAGALPALYAAYLRLSLPESPRWLVARGRVEEAEALVQAWEGAFRGPLPQPLPEPTPRPLPYAALFRPPLLRRTLFLALAWFALNAGYYGAFIWLPSLLVAQGYGLVRSLEYVLLITLAQVPGYLMAAFLVERLGRRPVLVGFLCLSALFAYLLSRAGSPHEVLLYGSLLSFFNLGAWGAIYAYTPELFPTALRGSGAGLAAAVGRVGGILAPYATGAFLPLMGPGGVLALHGGLLLLAGLFAYGVGVETRGRPLEDA, from the coding sequence ATGGACCCCATTGCCCGCTTGGACCGCCTGCCCCTGGGGAGGCCCCACCTTAGGCTCCTCTTCCTCCTCGGCCTGGGCTGGGCCCTGGACGCCATGGACGTGGGCCTCATCGGCTTCACCCTGCCCGCCCTCTCCCGGGAGTTCAGCCTGGGCCCTAAGGAGGCGGGGCTTTTGGGAAGCGCGGGGCTTCTGGGGATGCTCTTGGGAGCGGCCTTTGGAGGGCGGCTTGCGGACCGCTTGGGCCGGAAGGCGGTGGTGGGGTACAGCCTCTTCCTCGCAGGGGTGGGAAGCCTCCTCACCGCCCTGGCCCCAAGCCTCCCCTGGGTCTTCTTCTTCCGCTTCCTCACCGGCTTGGGCCTGGGGGCGGAGCTCCCCGTGGCGGCAAGCCTCATGGGGGAGTTTAGCCCAAAGGCCCAGAGGGGCCGGATGGTGGTCCTCCTCGAGGCCTTCTGGGCGGTGGGGTGGCTCCTGGCCGCCCTCATGGGCTACCTCCTGGTGCCCTCCTTGGGCTGGCGGGCGGCCTTTTTGGCCGGGGCGCTTCCCGCCCTCTACGCCGCCTACCTGAGGCTTTCCCTCCCCGAGTCCCCCCGTTGGCTCGTGGCCCGGGGACGGGTGGAGGAGGCGGAGGCCCTGGTCCAGGCCTGGGAGGGGGCCTTCCGCGGGCCCCTTCCCCAGCCCCTCCCCGAGCCCACCCCGCGTCCCCTCCCCTACGCCGCCCTCTTCCGCCCCCCCCTCCTACGGCGCACCCTCTTCCTCGCCCTCGCCTGGTTCGCCCTGAACGCCGGGTACTACGGGGCCTTCATCTGGCTCCCCTCCCTCCTCGTGGCCCAGGGGTACGGCCTGGTACGCTCCCTGGAGTACGTCCTTCTCATTACCCTAGCCCAGGTGCCGGGGTACCTGATGGCGGCCTTCTTGGTGGAGCGCCTGGGGCGAAGGCCCGTCCTCGTGGGCTTTCTTTGCCTTTCCGCCCTCTTCGCCTACCTGCTCTCCCGGGCGGGAAGCCCCCATGAGGTGCTCCTCTACGGGAGCCTCCTCTCCTTCTTCAACCTGGGGGCCTGGGGGGCCATCTACGCCTACACCCCGGAGCTCTTCCCCACGGCCTTGAGGGGCAGCGGGGCAGGGTTGGCGGCGGCGGTGGGCCGGGTGGGGGGGATCCTCGCCCCCTACGCCACCGGGGCCTTCCTTCCCCTCATGGGTCCCGGTGGGGTCCTGGCCCTCCACGGGGGGCTCCTCCTTCTTGCGGGCCTTTTCGCCTACGGGGTCGGGGTGGAAACCCGGGGGCGGCCCTTGGAAGACGCATGA
- the thiC gene encoding phosphomethylpyrimidine synthase ThiC has translation MTQLEAARKGKITEEMAYVAEQEGVSPEFVREGVAAGRIVIPRNPNHTTLTDFKGIGEGLSVKVNANLGTSYDYVDVEEEVEKARVAIQYGADTVMDLSTGGDLKGIRRRILEVATVPLGTVPIYEAEFRAAKRKNFFDMSADELLQVIEEHGKEGVDYITVHAGVTLKNLEIYRHTPRTTGIVSRGGGLMAAWMLHRGEENPLYARFDDLLSIARTYDMTLSLGDGLRPGSLADSTDRAQIAELLTIGELVERARRAGVQAMVEGPGHIPLNEVATNVQIQKKLTGHAPFYILGMLPVDTAAGFDHIAGAIGGALAGWMGADMLCYLTPAEHLGLPTPEHVKQGVIAFKIAAHAADVARGNKGALERNRRMSKARYLLDWEGQFALALYPEEARRLKEERGSKTKACSMCGPFCPMNLVEAVLKGRARMELPVT, from the coding sequence ATGACGCAGCTTGAGGCGGCAAGGAAAGGGAAGATCACCGAGGAGATGGCCTACGTGGCGGAGCAGGAGGGGGTCTCGCCCGAGTTTGTCCGAGAAGGGGTGGCGGCGGGCCGCATCGTGATCCCGCGGAACCCGAACCACACGACCCTCACCGACTTCAAGGGGATCGGGGAGGGGCTTTCCGTCAAGGTGAACGCCAACCTGGGCACCTCCTACGATTACGTGGACGTGGAGGAGGAGGTGGAGAAGGCCCGGGTGGCTATCCAGTACGGGGCAGACACGGTTATGGACCTCTCCACCGGGGGGGACCTGAAGGGGATCCGCAGGCGGATCCTCGAGGTGGCCACCGTTCCCTTGGGTACCGTGCCCATCTATGAGGCGGAGTTTAGGGCGGCCAAGCGCAAGAACTTCTTTGACATGTCCGCCGACGAGCTCCTCCAGGTCATTGAGGAGCACGGCAAGGAGGGGGTGGACTACATCACCGTCCACGCGGGGGTGACCCTCAAAAACCTGGAGATCTACCGGCATACCCCCCGCACCACGGGGATCGTGAGCCGGGGCGGGGGGCTCATGGCTGCCTGGATGCTGCACCGGGGGGAGGAGAACCCTCTCTACGCCCGCTTTGATGACCTCCTCTCCATCGCCCGCACCTACGACATGACCCTCTCCTTGGGGGATGGCCTCCGCCCTGGCTCCCTCGCCGACAGCACCGACCGGGCCCAGATCGCCGAGCTTCTCACCATCGGGGAACTGGTGGAGCGGGCCCGGCGGGCCGGGGTCCAGGCCATGGTGGAGGGCCCCGGGCACATCCCCTTGAACGAGGTGGCCACCAACGTCCAGATCCAGAAGAAGCTCACCGGCCATGCGCCCTTCTACATCCTGGGGATGCTGCCTGTGGACACCGCCGCCGGGTTTGACCACATCGCCGGGGCCATCGGAGGGGCCTTGGCGGGCTGGATGGGGGCGGACATGCTCTGCTACCTGACCCCGGCGGAGCACCTGGGCCTGCCCACGCCCGAGCACGTGAAGCAAGGGGTGATCGCCTTCAAGATCGCCGCCCACGCCGCCGACGTGGCCCGGGGGAACAAGGGGGCCCTAGAGAGAAACCGGAGGATGTCCAAGGCCCGCTACCTTCTGGACTGGGAGGGGCAGTTCGCCCTTGCCCTTTACCCGGAGGAGGCGAGGCGCCTCAAGGAGGAACGGGGTTCCAAGACCAAGGCCTGCAGCATGTGCGGCCCCTTCTGCCCCATGAACCTGGTAGAGGCAGTCCTCAAGGGAAGGGCGCGCATGGAGCTTCCCGTAACCTAG
- a CDS encoding FAD-dependent oxidoreductase, producing the protein MRVEVAVVGGGVIGALAAYELAKRGVPVLLLDAEKPGAATRASAGMLAPHPEGLSGGLLEAGLYGLARYPELLAELKERGYEVEAGFSGAWVAALSPGEKEGWVAEAPVPYPVRGALGARRFPGGYVHPRRLREALLEVFQALGGVYRRAEVEGVAQGRLLLGGEEVEARRILLAVGAWGGRFGLKVRPLKGEALLLRGEAPPGPLFAGEGYVLPREGGVYVGATAREGWKEGVDLFGLRWLADYAHERFPSLEGAGVLGTVWGYRPVGELFVGEVEEGIYAAVGHGRNGVLLAPWTAKRLLELLGVADDAA; encoded by the coding sequence ATGCGGGTGGAGGTGGCCGTGGTGGGCGGGGGGGTCATCGGGGCCCTCGCCGCCTACGAGCTTGCCAAACGGGGGGTTCCCGTCCTTCTTTTGGACGCGGAGAAGCCCGGGGCGGCCACCCGGGCGAGCGCGGGGATGCTCGCCCCTCACCCGGAGGGGCTTAGCGGGGGGCTTCTGGAGGCGGGGCTATACGGCCTCGCCCGCTACCCCGAGCTCCTCGCCGAGCTCAAGGAAAGGGGCTACGAGGTGGAGGCGGGGTTTTCCGGCGCCTGGGTGGCGGCCCTAAGCCCTGGGGAGAAGGAGGGGTGGGTGGCGGAGGCGCCTGTTCCTTACCCGGTCCGGGGGGCCTTAGGCGCGAGGCGCTTTCCCGGGGGGTACGTCCACCCCAGGAGGCTCCGGGAGGCGCTCTTGGAGGTCTTCCAGGCGCTAGGAGGGGTGTACCGGCGGGCCGAGGTGGAGGGGGTGGCCCAAGGCAGGCTTCTTCTAGGCGGGGAGGAGGTGGAGGCCCGCCGCATCCTCCTCGCGGTGGGGGCCTGGGGAGGGAGGTTTGGCCTCAAGGTGCGGCCCCTCAAGGGGGAGGCGCTTCTCCTTAGGGGGGAGGCCCCCCCGGGCCCCCTCTTCGCCGGGGAGGGGTACGTCCTTCCCCGGGAGGGCGGGGTCTACGTGGGGGCCACGGCGAGGGAAGGGTGGAAGGAAGGAGTGGACCTTTTCGGCCTTCGTTGGCTTGCCGACTACGCCCACGAGCGCTTCCCTTCCCTGGAGGGGGCGGGGGTTTTAGGGACGGTCTGGGGGTATAGACCCGTGGGCGAGCTCTTCGTGGGCGAGGTGGAGGAGGGGATCTACGCGGCGGTGGGGCACGGGAGGAACGGCGTCCTCCTCGCGCCCTGGACGGCGAAAAGGCTCCTAGAGCTTTTGGGGGTGGCCGATGACGCAGCTTGA
- a CDS encoding thiazole synthase, with translation MDAWKVGDVELKSRLLLGSGKFKDFGAMREAIAAAGAEVVTVSIRRVELKAPGHVGLLEALAGVRLLPNTAGAKTAEEAVRLARLGRLLTGERWVKLEVIPDPTYLLPDPVETLRAAEHLLEEGFLVLPYMGPDLVLAKRLAALGTATVMPLAAPIGSGWGVRTRALLELFARERAALPPVVVDAGLGLPSHAAEVMELGLDAVLVNTAIAEAQDPPAMAEAFRLAVAAGRKAYLAGPMRPREAASPSSPVEGVPLAGPQ, from the coding sequence ATGGACGCCTGGAAGGTGGGGGACGTAGAGCTTAAAAGCCGCCTCCTCCTGGGGTCCGGGAAGTTCAAGGACTTCGGGGCAATGCGGGAGGCCATCGCTGCCGCGGGGGCCGAGGTGGTGACGGTTTCCATAAGGCGGGTGGAGCTTAAGGCCCCGGGGCACGTGGGGCTTCTGGAGGCCTTGGCCGGGGTGAGGCTTCTGCCCAATACGGCGGGGGCAAAAACGGCAGAAGAGGCGGTGAGGCTCGCCCGGTTGGGCCGCCTCCTCACCGGGGAAAGGTGGGTGAAGTTGGAGGTCATCCCCGACCCCACCTACCTCCTCCCCGACCCCGTGGAGACCCTAAGGGCGGCGGAGCACCTTTTGGAGGAAGGCTTCCTCGTCCTCCCCTACATGGGGCCGGACCTGGTGCTGGCCAAAAGGCTCGCCGCCCTGGGCACGGCCACGGTCATGCCCCTCGCCGCCCCCATCGGTTCGGGCTGGGGGGTGAGGACAAGGGCCCTTTTGGAGCTCTTTGCCCGGGAGCGGGCCGCCCTTCCCCCGGTGGTGGTGGACGCGGGGCTTGGCCTTCCCTCCCACGCAGCGGAGGTGATGGAGCTCGGTCTGGACGCCGTCTTGGTGAACACCGCCATCGCCGAGGCCCAGGACCCCCCCGCCATGGCCGAGGCCTTCCGGCTTGCGGTGGCGGCGGGGAGGAAGGCTTACCTCGCGGGGCCCATGCGGCCCAGGGAGGCGGCGAGCCCCTCCAGCCCGGTGGAGGGCGTGCCCCTGGCTGGGCCCCAATAG
- the thiS gene encoding sulfur carrier protein ThiS, whose product MVWLNGEPKPLEGKNLREVLEALGVELERVAVLLNEEAFLGLEAPDRVLRDGDVVEVVALMQGG is encoded by the coding sequence ATGGTGTGGCTTAACGGCGAGCCCAAGCCCCTGGAGGGGAAGAACCTGAGGGAGGTCTTGGAGGCGCTGGGCGTGGAGCTTGAGCGGGTCGCCGTCCTCCTCAACGAGGAGGCCTTTTTGGGCCTCGAGGCCCCGGACCGGGTGCTTAGGGACGGGGACGTGGTGGAGGTGGTGGCCCTGATGCAAGGAGGCTAG
- the thiE gene encoding thiamine phosphate synthase, which translates to MLGRLYLVVTPRPGWSWKELLDRAERALAGGVEVLQLRAKDWEARPTLELGERMLALARRYGVPFVLNDRPDLAALLGADGVHLGQGDLTPLEARRFFQGLVGRSTHAPEQALRAREEGADYLSVGPVWETPTKPGRKAAGLAYVRWAAEHLGERPWYAIGGIDLDNLDQVLKAGARRVVVVRAILDAPDPERAARAFRERLYGVA; encoded by the coding sequence TTGCTCGGAAGGCTTTACCTGGTGGTGACCCCGAGGCCCGGTTGGTCCTGGAAAGAGCTTTTGGACCGCGCGGAAAGGGCTCTGGCGGGGGGCGTGGAGGTCCTGCAGCTAAGGGCCAAGGACTGGGAGGCGCGGCCCACCCTGGAGCTGGGCGAGCGGATGCTGGCCCTGGCCCGGCGCTATGGGGTCCCCTTTGTCTTGAATGACCGGCCGGACCTGGCGGCCCTTTTGGGGGCAGATGGGGTGCACCTGGGGCAGGGGGACCTCACCCCCCTCGAGGCCCGCCGCTTCTTCCAGGGCCTGGTGGGGCGCTCCACCCATGCCCCTGAACAGGCCCTAAGGGCCCGGGAGGAGGGGGCGGACTACCTTTCCGTGGGGCCGGTGTGGGAGACCCCCACCAAGCCCGGCCGGAAGGCGGCGGGCCTTGCCTACGTGCGCTGGGCGGCGGAACACCTGGGGGAGAGGCCCTGGTACGCCATCGGGGGGATTGACCTGGACAACCTGGACCAGGTCCTAAAGGCTGGGGCGCGGCGGGTGGTGGTGGTTCGGGCCATCCTGGACGCCCCTGACCCCGAGCGGGCGGCCCGGGCCTTCAGGGAAAGGCTCTATGGTGTGGCTTAA
- a CDS encoding sulfate adenylyltransferase, with protein sequence MVLHDRLVDARVLDLVQGERVYVGKEEGESQPTAVAEGFAVVLGVLEGGGWPDLAPYARGPTLVVLMGVKRRAWIAKELLRLGRSPSEPTLFAERATTPEERRVLAPLGEVAQDKVAVASPAVWIIGEVVRVLEGGRQPGPRGGLGWRRRFPFQTRNAPHRAHEYLIRLGLELADGVLVHPILGAKKQDDFPTGVILEAYQALIGHFLPEERVALFGLATPMRYSGPKEAVFHALVRKNFGATHFLVGRDHAGVGNFYDPYAAHRIFDRLPPLGIEILKVGSVFHCSLCGGIASERTCPEGHRDKRLSISMTQVRTLLREGKAPPLELVRPELVPILRKGVR encoded by the coding sequence GTGGTCCTCCACGACCGGCTGGTGGACGCGAGGGTGCTGGACCTGGTCCAGGGGGAGAGGGTCTACGTGGGCAAGGAGGAGGGGGAAAGCCAACCCACCGCGGTGGCCGAGGGCTTCGCCGTGGTCTTGGGGGTCCTGGAGGGCGGGGGATGGCCTGACCTCGCCCCCTACGCCAGGGGGCCCACCCTGGTGGTCCTCATGGGGGTGAAGCGGCGGGCCTGGATCGCAAAGGAGCTTCTTCGGCTGGGCCGAAGCCCCTCGGAGCCCACCCTCTTCGCCGAGCGGGCCACCACCCCGGAGGAGAGGCGGGTCCTGGCCCCCTTGGGGGAGGTGGCCCAGGACAAGGTGGCCGTGGCCTCCCCCGCGGTCTGGATCATCGGGGAGGTGGTCCGGGTCCTCGAGGGGGGCCGGCAGCCTGGCCCTCGCGGAGGTCTAGGATGGCGGAGGCGCTTCCCGTTCCAGACCCGCAACGCCCCCCACCGGGCCCACGAGTACCTGATACGGCTCGGCCTGGAGCTCGCGGACGGGGTCCTGGTCCACCCCATCCTCGGGGCCAAGAAGCAGGACGACTTCCCCACGGGGGTCATCCTCGAGGCCTACCAGGCGTTGATCGGCCACTTCCTCCCCGAGGAGCGGGTGGCTCTCTTCGGCCTCGCCACCCCCATGCGCTACTCCGGGCCCAAGGAGGCGGTCTTCCACGCCCTGGTGCGGAAGAACTTCGGGGCTACCCACTTCCTGGTGGGCCGGGACCACGCCGGGGTGGGGAACTTCTACGACCCCTACGCCGCCCACCGCATCTTTGACCGGCTTCCCCCCTTGGGGATTGAGATCCTCAAGGTGGGATCGGTCTTCCACTGCTCCTTGTGCGGCGGCATCGCCTCGGAGAGGACCTGCCCCGAGGGGCACCGGGACAAGCGCCTTTCCATCAGCATGACCCAGGTGCGGACCCTCCTTAGGGAGGGGAAGGCCCCGCCTTTGGAGCTCGTCCGGCCAGAGCTGGTCCCCATTCTCAGGAAGGGGGTCCGCTAA
- a CDS encoding cobyrinate a,c-diamide synthase codes for MRLLLAAPHSGSGKTTLALALLLALRERGLKVQPFKVGPDYIDPTHLEAASGRRPYHLDGFFLDEKGLLSLFRHGARGAEFALIEGVMGLFDGKDPLGEVGSTAQVARLLKAPVALVVDAKGMAGSIAPLALGFRDFHPGVRVVGVLANRVGSERHAGILKEALEAVGLPLLGWLPEDPALALPERHLGLVLAGEAKPPLEALRRAFRVDLPRVLELAASAPPLPEAPPFLPERRPPRVRLAYAWDRAFAFYYPEALELLEALGAELVPVSPLEDEALPEAHALLLGGGYPELYAERLSENRALREAIRRFPGPIVAECGGYMYLSRGLWVGERFFPMVGLVPGEARMAERPVLGYREVEALRDNPVARKGDRLKGHEFHYARLPPSPSPAWRRLGGEEVEGYTDGRVLASFVHLYLPASPGAAERLLRSAEGGALSGPPS; via the coding sequence ATGCGCCTCCTCCTCGCCGCCCCCCACTCCGGCTCGGGAAAGACCACCCTTGCCCTTGCCCTCCTGCTCGCCTTAAGGGAGCGCGGCCTAAAGGTTCAGCCCTTCAAGGTGGGGCCCGACTACATTGACCCCACCCACCTCGAGGCCGCCTCGGGGAGGAGGCCTTACCACCTGGATGGCTTCTTCCTGGACGAAAAGGGCCTTCTTTCCCTCTTCCGCCATGGGGCAAGGGGGGCGGAGTTCGCCCTTATTGAGGGGGTGATGGGCCTTTTTGACGGGAAGGACCCGCTGGGGGAGGTGGGGTCTACCGCCCAGGTGGCGAGGCTCCTAAAGGCCCCGGTCGCCCTGGTGGTGGACGCCAAGGGGATGGCGGGCTCCATCGCCCCCCTCGCCCTGGGCTTCCGCGACTTCCACCCCGGGGTGCGGGTGGTGGGGGTCTTGGCCAACCGGGTGGGCTCGGAGCGCCACGCGGGGATCCTGAAGGAGGCCCTCGAGGCTGTGGGCCTGCCCCTCCTCGGCTGGCTCCCGGAAGACCCGGCCCTCGCCCTCCCCGAGCGCCACCTGGGCCTGGTCCTCGCCGGGGAGGCTAAGCCCCCCCTAGAGGCCCTCCGCCGGGCCTTCCGGGTGGACCTCCCGAGGGTCCTTGAGCTTGCCGCCTCGGCCCCACCCCTCCCCGAGGCCCCGCCCTTTCTGCCCGAAAGGCGCCCCCCGAGGGTCCGGCTCGCCTACGCCTGGGACCGGGCCTTCGCCTTCTACTACCCAGAGGCCCTGGAGCTCCTCGAGGCCCTAGGCGCAGAACTTGTGCCCGTGAGCCCCCTCGAGGACGAAGCCCTTCCCGAGGCCCACGCCCTCCTCCTAGGAGGCGGGTACCCAGAGCTCTATGCCGAGAGGCTTTCGGAAAACCGCGCCCTGAGGGAGGCCATCCGCCGCTTTCCCGGGCCCATCGTAGCCGAGTGCGGGGGGTATATGTACCTCTCCCGGGGACTTTGGGTGGGGGAGCGCTTTTTCCCCATGGTGGGGCTCGTCCCAGGGGAGGCCCGCATGGCGGAGAGGCCCGTCTTGGGCTACCGGGAGGTGGAGGCCTTGCGGGATAACCCCGTGGCCCGAAAGGGGGACCGCCTCAAGGGGCATGAGTTCCACTACGCCCGCCTTCCCCCCTCCCCAAGCCCCGCCTGGCGCCGCCTGGGCGGGGAGGAGGTGGAGGGGTATACCGACGGGCGGGTTCTCGCGAGCTTCGTCCACCTCTACCTGCCCGCCTCCCCAGGGGCGGCGGAGCGCCTCTTGCGCTCGGCGGAAGGGGGAGCGCTTAGCGGACCCCCTTCCTGA
- the cobO gene encoding cob(I)yrinic acid a,c-diamide adenosyltransferase: protein MEEPRRLKPYEKPREERRGLLLVYTGDGKGKSTAAFGLALRAHGRGLKVRIFQFIKHATARFGEHRAFALLGVPIEGLGDGFTWKSRDLAYSADLAREGWARAKEAILSGAYDLVVLDEATYPLRYGWIPLEEFLEALKARPRHVHVAVTGRGAPEALLALADTVTEMRKVKHAFDQGVPAQRGIEH from the coding sequence GTGGAGGAGCCTAGGCGGCTGAAGCCCTACGAGAAGCCCAGGGAGGAAAGGCGGGGACTCCTCCTGGTGTACACCGGGGACGGGAAGGGGAAAAGCACCGCCGCCTTTGGCCTAGCCCTAAGGGCCCACGGGCGAGGGTTGAAGGTGCGGATTTTCCAGTTCATTAAGCACGCGACCGCGCGCTTCGGAGAGCACCGGGCCTTTGCCTTGCTCGGCGTCCCCATAGAGGGGCTAGGGGACGGGTTCACCTGGAAGAGCCGGGACCTCGCGTACTCGGCCGACCTCGCCCGGGAGGGGTGGGCGCGGGCGAAGGAGGCCATCCTTTCGGGAGCCTACGACCTCGTGGTCCTGGACGAGGCCACCTATCCCCTGCGCTACGGCTGGATCCCCCTGGAGGAGTTCCTGGAGGCCCTAAAAGCGAGGCCCCGCCACGTGCACGTGGCGGTGACGGGCCGGGGCGCCCCGGAGGCGCTTTTGGCCCTTGCCGACACGGTGACGGAGATGCGCAAGGTGAAGCACGCCTTTGACCAGGGGGTCCCGGCCCAAAGGGGGATAGAGCACTGA
- a CDS encoding adenosylcobinamide-GDP ribazoletransferase, whose product MRAFRLALALLTLLPLAPKEEGDYRKSVPFFPLVGYLLGLPLALLALLPLPAGLLAALKVAFLLGLTGFLHLDGLLDLADALLGARPREERLRILKDPHLGGFAFGVGGVYLLLLWQALALVPDPLFLLLFPGWARFALLPFLNRYPLLHPGMAGLVRGGPLLPPFLLALPFLLLYPLPALLALLAAWGVAGLSVARLGGLNGDVLGAMIALAELCSLLGYALWRSLGG is encoded by the coding sequence GTGAGGGCCTTCCGCCTCGCCCTTGCCCTCCTCACCCTTTTGCCCCTTGCCCCCAAGGAGGAGGGGGACTACCGGAAGAGCGTCCCCTTCTTCCCTTTGGTGGGCTACCTTCTCGGGCTTCCCCTGGCCCTTCTCGCCCTTCTCCCGCTTCCTGCAGGCCTCCTTGCCGCCCTAAAGGTGGCCTTTCTCCTTGGCCTCACGGGGTTCTTGCACCTGGACGGCCTTCTGGACCTGGCAGACGCCCTCTTAGGGGCGAGGCCCCGGGAGGAGCGCCTCCGCATCCTCAAGGACCCCCACCTGGGGGGCTTCGCCTTTGGGGTAGGTGGGGTCTACCTCCTCCTCCTTTGGCAGGCGCTGGCCCTGGTCCCTGACCCCCTTTTCCTCCTCCTCTTCCCCGGGTGGGCCCGGTTTGCCCTCCTGCCCTTCCTGAACCGCTACCCCCTCCTCCACCCGGGGATGGCGGGGCTGGTGCGCGGGGGGCCTCTCCTGCCACCCTTCCTCCTCGCCCTGCCCTTCCTCCTCCTCTATCCCCTCCCCGCCCTCCTTGCCCTCCTGGCCGCCTGGGGGGTAGCAGGGCTTTCCGTGGCGCGCCTTGGGGGCTTGAACGGGGATGTCCTCGGGGCCATGATCGCCCTCGCGGAGCTTTGCAGCCTGCTAGGCTATGCCCTGTGGAGGAGCCTAGGCGGCTGA